The Anopheles moucheti chromosome 3, idAnoMoucSN_F20_07, whole genome shotgun sequence genome contains the following window.
GATATTCATACTCTGGCAGGGATGTTTCAAACTGTTCCAGCTGGCGGGTGAGGTCATTTAGTTCATCATCTTCCTCTCCACTGTCCGGGCACGTATCGGCTTCCGTCAGTATCCTGCTACCGTCCATATTTTCTTCCTCCGTAATCGTGTCCGCGCCGCTCGAACGCATCATGTCGAACTCTTGCAACGTCGGCGCATTGGAACACTCGCGCAAAAACTTCGCCAGCTCACCCTGGGCCGTCGTTTCGGCAAACGCAAACTGTAGCTCCTTCAGCATCCGATCGTTCTCGGACGGTTCGCGCCGAATCGACCATCGTGAGGAGCGCCGGAACTCACCACCAGCACCCAGCGAGCTCGGGGGTGATGTTCCACCGGTGGCGGGGATTGCTACGGTCGCACCCGGCACTGGCATTGCACCACCGCCGATCGATTCGGGTCCGCTCTTTGGCGACTGTGACAACCGGAAATGCATCGGACCGGCGGCACTGTTGGATTCGTACGAtcctttgctggtgttgttgttgagatTGTTCGCGTTGTTGGAGCAGTTCTCGTCCACGTTGGTAGGCGAGTGGAGGGACACCCGGTCTTCGCCGCCACAGTCCCGGTATGTGCTTTCGTCGCGTGGTTTCGGTAGCAGCCAACTGAACGGTGGCGTTTCGGGCAGTGTGTAATCTTCCTCGGTGTGCTTTTTAACGCGTGAAGCATCTACGAAGGCACCGCAGCGCATCGGTTTGTCCAAATCGATAACCTTTTTCTCCCTGCAAAAGAACCCGAAAAAGGAAGGAGCAATAGATTAGTACAGGCGTAGTTGCAAAATTTGTTATCTTATCAGGGACATAAGAGTTCAGTTCAATTCAGGGACATGAGTACTATTTTACGAGTTTCTGTTTGATTGGTTTGGTAATTTCGACAAGCATTCGATcgtgctgcaaaaaaaaaaactgcttcgacaGCTTCCGAGCGTGTAAAGAAGTGCTATTTTCTCCCGGTTTATCATGTAAACGTAGCATTTCCATTGAGCAAATGTTTACAATCGTGCACGCTCTGTTATAAGGGTGTTTTTACCATTCGATACAGAGTTCTGTGCCAATTTACCATCGTTCGTGCGTCATTGAAACTGTAACGCAATCGCTTTTTTCAGataaaatgaatgtttttcatAGACATTAAATGTGTAGGGAGGCTGGGAATTCCAATAGAGCCGCGGATGGTTATACACACCAACGctgtattgctgctgctgtgtattTTCAAGTCGCGGTTGAGTCATAATTACACCGTACGAGCGACACTAAATTATTGTACCAGCGCAGTGTTTCTTATCAAAGTCATCGTTTTGAAGCGAGACAGAGTTCACTATTGACTGAAAATTCAAACACTTTATAAACTGTTGCCCTTTCTTATTGAAACATTCCATGTACGGTACACGTGTCACGTGAAAGTAACGTGCAAGAGAGTGATAAGATTACTGCTGGACGCATGATTCATACGCTGAGAAATATAAAGATGTGCTTCATTTAAGCTGAGTTGGATTTACACCGACGGCTtttgcaaatgaaatgaaaccatCTGTCCGACAGAATAAGAGTCCACAATTACACGTGGGTATTAAACAGAAACAAA
Protein-coding sequences here:
- the LOC128301864 gene encoding autophagy-related protein 13 homolog — encoded protein: MASQGSLQDRNSLEKYIRQLAMKAAQIIVQSRLGEKIATESNPNSTSSDWFNISITDQQSILDVLVETKKILQDGGPHESIITRLPLCVEISLHTAEGGSMILEFWTLSIRTDQTNAPQRANQVIYNRMSLLLKSLLSVTRVTPAYRVSRMKRTDSYDIYYRIYKGEPQTNLLGDGYNQVRVGQLCTQIGTLNMAVAYRTKITFSPTQTGRDNTIMMKSDHFLKDISPKHVRYNYNKKVEKKVIDLDKPMRCGAFVDASRVKKHTEEDYTLPETPPFSWLLPKPRDESTYRDCGGEDRVSLHSPTNVDENCSNNANNLNNNTSKGSYESNSAAGPMHFRLSQSPKSGPESIGGGAMPVPGATVAIPATGGTSPPSSLGAGGEFRRSSRWSIRREPSENDRMLKELQFAFAETTAQGELAKFLRECSNAPTLQEFDMMRSSGADTITEEENMDGSRILTEADTCPDSGEEDDELNDLTRQLEQFETSLPEYEYLVSSLCQSIDSNSNS